The Trichomycterus rosablanca isolate fTriRos1 chromosome 15, fTriRos1.hap1, whole genome shotgun sequence genome contains a region encoding:
- the LOC134329506 gene encoding uncharacterized protein LOC134329506, translating into MDNLLKKERKQAQPNLQDPEQTTPETKDPACDKPDNNDQPQQEQANKESNSSEEESSGSTSSDEVDSSDEEDDSDSESSEATDIDITPAQRQADNIEQTTTTEQLKRTNEKTEDMETNTETNMDKSPNLERRSNTQQPEIKTGKRIRSPTETTTKRPKDNLFKNPKAAPKKGFKKTVPKTAGKGGKKRRKSRKESYAIYVYKVLKQVHPDTGISSKAMGIMNSFVNDIFERIAGESSRLAHYNKRSTITSREIQTAVRLLLPGELAKHAVSEGTKAVTKYTSSK; encoded by the exons ATGGA TAACCTtttaaagaaggaaagaaaacaagCACAACCAAATCTACAAGATCCAGAACAAACTACACCTGAAACAAAAGATCCAGCTTGTGATAAACCTGACAACAACGACCAGCCACAACAAGAACAAGCGAATAAAGAATCCAACAGCAGTGAGGAAGAGTCATCCGGTTCAACAAGCAGCGATGAAGTGGATAGCAGTGATGAGGAAGACGACAGCGACAGCGAAAGCAGTGAGGCGACGGATATCGACATTACACCGGCACAAAGACAAGCGGATAACATCGAACAAACAACTACAACAGAACAATTAAAGAGAACTAATGAAAAAACGGAGGATATGGAAACAAATACTGAAACCAACATGGACAAATCACCGAACTTGGAGAGAAGATCGAACACTCAACAACCTGAGATCAAAACTGGAAAACGTATAAGATCCCCAACAGAGACAACAACCAAGAGACCAAAAGATAA tttatttaaaaacccGAAGGCCGCGCCCAAGAAGGGCTTCAAGAAAACCGTCCCCAAGACCGCCGGCAAAGGAGGCAAGAAGCGCAGAAAGTCCAGGAAGGAGAGCTACGCTATCTACGTGTACAAGGTCCTGAAACAGGTCCACCCTGATACCGGGATCTCCTCCAAGGCTATGGGCATCATGAACTCCTTCGTCAACGACATTTTCGAGCGTATCGCTGGTGAGTCCTCTCGTCTGGCTCACTACAACAAGCGCTCCACCATTACCTCCAGGGAGATCCAGACCGCCGTGCGCCTGCTGCTTCCCGGTGAGCTGGCCAAGCACGCCGTGTCCGAGGGTACCAAGGCCGTCACCAAGTACACCAGCTCCAAGTAA